From a region of the Deinococcus misasensis DSM 22328 genome:
- the nuoE gene encoding NADH-quinone oxidoreductase subunit NuoE, protein MLYFADKQDLVQDIFSRYPETERGRRSALMPLLREVQNAFGYVPEENIEEIASLLGTTATEVKSVMSFYSTYHTIPTGKYHLQVCATLSCAIAGSDELWDHLVDELHIQQGEVTPDGLFSIQKVECLGSCGTAPMMQINDEGYHECVSKKRIRLLLEKFRRGEKFDPDILPPIPIREGQQELANGLPAGGVATTIPSLVEGEA, encoded by the coding sequence ATGCTTTATTTTGCCGACAAACAGGACCTTGTGCAGGACATCTTCTCCAGGTATCCGGAGACCGAGCGCGGCAGACGAAGCGCCCTGATGCCGCTCCTCAGAGAAGTCCAGAACGCCTTTGGTTATGTGCCAGAGGAAAACATTGAAGAAATCGCCTCCTTGCTGGGCACCACCGCCACCGAAGTCAAATCGGTGATGAGTTTCTACTCCACTTACCACACCATCCCCACCGGAAAATACCACCTGCAGGTGTGCGCCACCCTGAGTTGCGCCATCGCAGGCAGCGATGAGTTGTGGGACCACCTTGTGGACGAACTGCACATCCAGCAGGGTGAAGTGACCCCGGATGGCCTGTTCTCCATTCAAAAAGTGGAGTGCCTTGGAAGCTGTGGAACGGCCCCCATGATGCAAATCAACGACGAGGGCTACCACGAATGCGTCTCCAAGAAGCGCATCCGCCTGCTGCTGGAAAAATTCCGCAGGGGCGAAAAATTTGATCCCGACATCCTGCCTCCCATTCCGATCAGAGAAGGGCAGCAGGAACTGGCCAACGGACTCCCTGCAGGTGGCGTGGCCACCACAATTCCCTCACTGGTGGAAGGTGAAGCATGA
- a CDS encoding NADH-quinone oxidoreductase subunit A, producing MFLVAGGIGVLAVAVSAILGPKKPSRTKLMPYESGNDPEGSARERFPVHFYLVAMLFIVFDIETAFFYPLAVAYKKLGVFAFWEALTFVLLVLVGYYYILRKGVLEWR from the coding sequence ATGTTCCTCGTTGCCGGAGGGATTGGTGTGCTCGCCGTGGCAGTCAGCGCAATTCTGGGGCCCAAGAAGCCATCCCGCACCAAGCTGATGCCATACGAGTCTGGAAATGACCCCGAAGGCAGTGCCAGAGAACGTTTTCCGGTTCACTTCTATCTGGTGGCCATGCTGTTCATTGTCTTTGACATTGAGACCGCCTTCTTCTACCCACTGGCTGTGGCCTACAAAAAACTCGGGGTGTTCGCTTTCTGGGAAGCCCTGACTTTTGTGCTGCTGGTGCTGGTGGGGTATTACTACATCCTCAGAAAAGGAGTGCTGGAATGGCGCTGA
- a CDS encoding NADH-quinone oxidoreductase subunit C, whose amino-acid sequence MDPLNELLDRLSLKVIQGQLQHVVVDRDEVLRIGREFQRAGFHLFDVVGADYKDYTESRPKRFALIYNLYRVETNERIFLRTYLHDGEEAPSVYSIWKAANYLEREVYDLLGIVFLNHPDLRKVLTPEDLEGHPLRKDFPLGETPTLFNEGRFIDPPAFRAGLNGKEKGLTGWRGGERVGDQSTPSFPPTVDVFEQNVSKGGLK is encoded by the coding sequence ATGGACCCGCTGAACGAACTGCTGGACCGCCTGAGCCTGAAAGTCATTCAGGGGCAGTTGCAGCATGTGGTCGTGGACCGCGATGAAGTGCTGCGCATTGGCCGCGAGTTTCAGCGTGCGGGTTTCCACCTGTTTGATGTGGTGGGTGCAGATTACAAAGACTACACCGAATCCCGTCCCAAACGTTTTGCCCTGATCTACAACCTTTACCGTGTGGAAACCAACGAGCGCATCTTCCTGCGCACATATCTGCACGATGGGGAAGAGGCCCCAAGCGTGTACTCGATCTGGAAAGCCGCCAACTATCTGGAGCGGGAAGTTTACGATCTGCTGGGCATTGTGTTCCTGAACCACCCGGACCTCCGCAAAGTCCTCACCCCCGAGGACCTCGAAGGCCACCCCCTCCGCAAGGACTTTCCCCTCGGGGAAACGCCCACCCTGTTCAACGAGGGGCGTTTCATTGATCCACCTGCATTCCGGGCAGGCCTGAACGGCAAAGAAAAAGGCCTCACCGGATGGCGTGGGGGCGAACGGGTCGGAGACCAGAGCACCCCCAGCTTCCCACCCACTGTGGATGTGTTTGAACAGAACGTCTCCAAAGGAGGTCTGAAATGA
- the nuoF gene encoding NADH-quinone oxidoreductase subunit NuoF yields the protein MTQAPPRPITSGIDPRFKPTLYARVGKPNSYTIDSYKQDGGYTSLKRAFQMGPDAVIDEVKKSGLRGRGGAGFPTGLKWSFMPLKDGKQHYIICNADESEPGSFKDRYLLTEDPHQLIEGMIIAGYAMRATVGYIYIRGEYVLAAERMWSAIKEARAAGLLGKNIQGSGFDFDLQVHRGAGAYICGEETALMNSLEGLRANPRLKPPFPAAAGLYGLPTTINNVESFCAATHIIKYGPEWFASMGTEKSKGTKLYQVSGPVKRPGVYELPMGTTFRELLYDWCGGPTEEIKAIIPGGSSTPMMPWTDEILDTPMDYESVASKGSMLGTGGVILLPKSMCAVNATWNLVRFYAHESCGKCTPCREGISGWMVKMYEKLVRGRGKPGDVELILDMSDNISGKSFCALADACMGPVLSSIKLFRDEYDHLVVNGKPMYPTQSRWAEE from the coding sequence ATGACCCAGGCCCCTCCCAGACCCATCACCTCGGGCATTGACCCACGGTTCAAACCCACCCTGTACGCCAGAGTGGGCAAACCAAACAGTTACACCATCGACTCTTACAAGCAAGATGGAGGCTACACCTCCCTCAAACGGGCTTTTCAGATGGGCCCGGATGCCGTCATTGATGAAGTCAAAAAGAGCGGTCTGCGTGGGCGCGGAGGTGCGGGTTTCCCCACCGGTCTGAAGTGGAGCTTCATGCCCCTCAAGGACGGAAAACAGCACTACATCATCTGCAACGCCGACGAGTCCGAGCCCGGAAGCTTCAAAGACCGCTACCTGCTCACCGAAGATCCCCACCAACTGATTGAAGGCATGATCATTGCTGGATACGCCATGCGGGCCACCGTCGGATACATTTACATCCGCGGTGAGTACGTGCTGGCGGCAGAACGCATGTGGTCGGCCATCAAAGAAGCCAGAGCCGCAGGCTTGCTGGGCAAAAACATTCAGGGCAGCGGATTTGATTTCGACCTGCAGGTGCACCGTGGCGCAGGGGCTTACATCTGCGGTGAAGAGACTGCACTCATGAACTCTCTGGAAGGTCTCAGGGCCAACCCCCGTCTGAAACCGCCCTTCCCTGCAGCGGCAGGTTTGTATGGTTTGCCCACCACCATCAACAACGTGGAATCCTTCTGCGCAGCCACCCACATCATCAAGTACGGCCCCGAGTGGTTCGCCAGCATGGGCACCGAAAAGTCCAAAGGCACCAAACTGTATCAGGTCTCGGGTCCGGTCAAGCGTCCCGGCGTGTACGAACTGCCCATGGGCACCACCTTCCGCGAATTGCTTTACGACTGGTGTGGAGGTCCCACCGAAGAGATCAAAGCGATCATCCCTGGCGGATCCAGCACCCCCATGATGCCCTGGACCGACGAGATTCTGGACACCCCCATGGATTACGAAAGCGTGGCTTCCAAAGGCTCCATGCTTGGAACCGGCGGAGTGATCCTCCTGCCCAAAAGCATGTGTGCCGTGAACGCCACCTGGAACCTCGTGCGCTTTTACGCCCACGAATCCTGCGGTAAGTGCACCCCCTGCCGTGAAGGCATCTCGGGCTGGATGGTCAAGATGTACGAAAAACTCGTGCGTGGACGGGGCAAACCCGGCGATGTGGAACTGATTTTGGACATGAGCGACAACATCTCGGGCAAGAGCTTCTGTGCCCTTGCGGATGCTTGTATGGGCCCAGTTCTCAGCTCCATCAAGCTCTTCAGGGACGAGTACGACCACCTTGTGGTGAACGGCAAACCCATGTACCCCACCCAGTCGCGCTGGGCAGAGGAGTAA
- a CDS encoding NuoB/complex I 20 kDa subunit family protein, with amino-acid sequence MALNDLFTKDVQELENAGILFSSLEKLVAWGRSNSMWPATFGLACCAIEMMSSTDGRNDLARFGSEVFRASPRQADVMIVAGRLSKKMAPIMRRVYEQMPDPKWVISMGACASSGGMFNNYAIVQNVDSVVPVDVFVPGCPPRPEALIYAVTQLQKKVRGEAYDENGEKLKAVDAWTR; translated from the coding sequence ATGGCGCTGAACGATCTGTTTACCAAAGATGTGCAGGAACTGGAAAATGCGGGCATCCTCTTCAGCAGTCTGGAAAAACTGGTGGCCTGGGGACGCTCGAATTCCATGTGGCCTGCCACGTTTGGTCTGGCCTGTTGTGCCATCGAAATGATGAGCTCCACCGACGGACGCAATGACCTTGCCCGCTTTGGATCGGAAGTGTTCCGGGCCTCCCCGAGACAGGCCGATGTGATGATCGTGGCCGGACGCCTCTCCAAAAAAATGGCGCCCATCATGCGACGGGTTTACGAGCAGATGCCCGATCCCAAATGGGTCATTTCGATGGGGGCCTGTGCAAGCTCGGGCGGCATGTTCAACAACTATGCCATCGTTCAGAACGTCGACAGTGTGGTGCCTGTCGATGTTTTTGTTCCGGGATGTCCACCCAGACCCGAGGCCCTGATTTACGCCGTCACCCAGCTTCAGAAGAAAGTGCGTGGTGAAGCCTACGACGAGAACGGTGAAAAACTCAAGGCGGTGGACGCATGGACCCGCTGA
- a CDS encoding sensor histidine kinase produces MDSSVLFGTQFPQDAPQLQGLIGVPVRGAATPEELLQFTHQGLPAAIVLREGFSTSLALPDLIAIMARRPDLGITRMVVVAPPALMQACYEAGADAVLPLDSSVPTIAQAVKRAVSRFTREGKFQTDVEELQKKVENHIKDERTRDQLVHMLVHDLKNPITAILGLLEIVKDDGERLIPPDLMNMIELAREESQHLLYLAANMLDVRKMQAGKMVLSLTHIRPHELEQVIELAKMDVGIALKERRITVNVDKRFNHVPVDRDILRRIFANLISNAVKHTRTGGLIEVVVRHLDNALELAVRDNGEGIPAQDIPNLFAAFEQSRLTMHSRFDTGMGLAFCRLAVEQHGGRIWVESERGKGARFYFTLPLEKHEDDDIEVLS; encoded by the coding sequence GTGGATAGTAGTGTGCTGTTCGGAACCCAGTTTCCTCAAGATGCCCCCCAGTTGCAGGGCCTGATCGGTGTCCCTGTGCGTGGGGCAGCGACCCCTGAGGAGTTGTTGCAATTCACCCACCAGGGGTTGCCTGCTGCCATTGTGCTCAGAGAAGGGTTCAGCACCAGTCTCGCTTTGCCAGACCTGATTGCCATCATGGCACGCAGACCAGATCTGGGCATCACCCGAATGGTGGTTGTGGCTCCACCTGCCCTCATGCAGGCCTGTTATGAAGCAGGAGCAGATGCGGTGTTGCCTCTGGATTCCAGTGTGCCCACCATTGCACAGGCGGTCAAGCGTGCTGTGTCACGGTTCACCCGTGAAGGCAAGTTCCAGACCGATGTGGAAGAACTTCAGAAAAAAGTCGAAAACCACATCAAAGACGAGCGCACCCGTGACCAGCTGGTGCACATGCTGGTTCACGACTTGAAAAATCCCATCACGGCCATTCTGGGCTTGCTGGAAATCGTCAAAGACGACGGTGAGCGTCTGATTCCACCGGACCTCATGAACATGATCGAATTGGCCCGAGAAGAATCCCAGCACCTGCTGTATCTGGCTGCCAACATGCTGGATGTCCGCAAAATGCAGGCTGGCAAGATGGTGCTTTCCCTGACCCACATTCGCCCCCATGAATTGGAGCAGGTCATCGAACTGGCCAAGATGGATGTGGGCATTGCCCTCAAAGAGCGTCGCATCACCGTAAATGTGGACAAACGGTTCAACCATGTGCCTGTGGACCGGGACATTTTGCGCCGCATTTTTGCCAACCTGATCAGCAATGCCGTCAAGCACACCCGCACAGGTGGCCTCATTGAAGTGGTGGTGCGCCACCTTGACAATGCCCTGGAACTTGCCGTGCGTGACAACGGCGAAGGGATTCCTGCCCAGGACATCCCCAACCTTTTTGCTGCTTTCGAGCAATCCCGCCTGACCATGCACTCCCGTTTTGACACTGGAATGGGTCTGGCCTTCTGCCGTCTGGCTGTGGAACAGCACGGTGGCCGGATCTGGGTTGAATCCGAGCGGGGCAAAGGTGCAAGGTTTTACTTCACGTTGCCTCTGGAGAAACACGAAGACGACGACATCGAAGTGCTGAGTTGA
- the nuoD gene encoding NADH dehydrogenase (quinone) subunit D, whose translation MTLLDQEASSLLHTEEMILNVGPQHPSTHGVLRLVVHMNGEYITKVVPHMGYLHTGFEKVMENRTYHQNVTFAPRTDYLHSFGHELAYVLSVEKLIGAEVPERAQHVRVILHELGRIHSHLVFFGTGLLDLGALTLLFYCFREKEHVQDLFEEISGYRMNQGYFRVGGLSRDIPDGWTQSVKDFADQFDKAIDEYEAMFRANPIFLARTNGIGKITAEQCLDMGVTGPNLRASGVALDHRKANPYSGYEHYKFDVPTATEGDCLARFMVRLEEMRQSVRIIRQGLDFLKPGPVKDPNRKVSLPPRFELETSMEAVIHHFKLVTEGFHPPKGEVYVPVETARGEVGYYIISDGGSMPYRLKIRAPSFINLQMLETAGIGCQFADLITVLASVDPVLGDVDR comes from the coding sequence ATGACCCTGCTTGATCAGGAAGCCTCCAGCCTGCTGCACACCGAGGAAATGATCCTCAACGTGGGACCGCAGCACCCCTCCACCCACGGGGTCCTGCGGTTGGTGGTGCACATGAACGGGGAGTACATCACCAAAGTGGTGCCCCACATGGGTTACCTCCACACCGGATTTGAAAAGGTGATGGAGAACCGCACCTACCACCAGAACGTGACGTTCGCTCCGCGCACCGATTACCTTCACTCCTTTGGACATGAACTGGCGTATGTCCTCAGTGTGGAAAAACTGATTGGTGCCGAAGTCCCAGAGCGTGCCCAGCACGTCCGGGTGATTTTGCACGAACTCGGGCGCATCCACTCCCACCTCGTGTTCTTCGGAACGGGGCTTTTGGATCTGGGCGCACTGACCCTGCTCTTTTACTGCTTTCGTGAAAAAGAACACGTGCAAGACCTCTTTGAGGAGATCTCTGGCTACCGCATGAATCAGGGGTACTTCCGGGTGGGCGGTCTTTCCAGAGACATTCCGGACGGCTGGACCCAGAGCGTCAAGGATTTTGCCGACCAATTCGACAAAGCCATCGACGAGTACGAAGCCATGTTCCGGGCCAACCCGATCTTTCTGGCCCGCACCAACGGCATCGGCAAAATCACCGCCGAACAGTGCCTTGACATGGGCGTGACCGGACCCAACCTGCGGGCCTCGGGTGTGGCTCTGGACCACCGCAAAGCCAACCCCTACTCGGGCTACGAGCATTACAAATTTGATGTTCCCACCGCCACCGAGGGAGACTGCCTTGCCAGATTCATGGTGCGCCTTGAGGAAATGCGCCAGTCTGTGCGCATCATCCGTCAGGGTCTGGATTTCCTGAAGCCCGGCCCGGTCAAAGACCCCAACCGCAAAGTCAGTTTGCCTCCCCGCTTTGAGCTGGAAACCAGCATGGAAGCGGTGATCCACCACTTCAAACTGGTCACCGAAGGGTTCCACCCACCCAAAGGCGAAGTGTACGTGCCTGTGGAAACCGCTCGGGGCGAAGTGGGCTATTACATCATCTCCGATGGCGGAAGCATGCCTTACCGCCTGAAAATCCGCGCACCCAGTTTCATCAACTTGCAGATGCTGGAAACCGCCGGGATTGGCTGTCAGTTTGCAGACCTGATCACCGTGCTGGCCAGCGTGGACCCCGTGCTCGGAGACGTGGACCGCTAA
- the nuoG gene encoding NADH-quinone oxidoreductase subunit NuoG, whose product MTQQNMITVIVDGKEVQVPAGTSAIDAVFQAGRDVPYFCSQQYLSPIGACRMCLVEAGTPRKNPDGSWILDDEGNKKIFYFPKPMASCTLGASDGMVIKSQTDSVKKAQAGMMEFTLINHPLDCPTCDKGGACELQDRAFEYGYGVSRFQFDRRHAEKHYELSEFVILDQERCIHCKRCVRYFEEIPNQEVLDFIERGGHTFIDTLEGGLPSNFSGNITDICPVGALLDNVARFRGRNWEYEHTSTTCTACPVGCSITVDSRNGRLERIVGRDNPEVNEQWLCDAGRFGHPYVDEDRLTQPLVKVNGEFQPATWEQAIAAIKTGLQGVPAQSIGFYTKADITLEEGIALESFVKQIGTPNVDHAPRYGVVVNAPAATLTDVATADAVVVIGADLTEEAPVVDLRIQEMLKGGILPQQYDFGTAIADLRLTERMHRHRERLAVFYPTRTRMHDVAGIAAEMNSVQVLEHLSSVVSGQYAGGAIEEAASLLKNAKKPVIVLGSDVLKGGQIGLDIAAHIALSVNAKVLPIPADANGFGLSRLEIVPQNGADLSSMGTLKAALVSRVTKIPEDFAGFLVVHETQLTEVARRANVVLPALTNYEKRGTTVNLEGRLLKLDPAAISSGESADLITALGAVAEALDLKAPIRGQRSAQKALKDRFGVDVANLPEQGLIADLGRQYNARTSRFHRPEVGMWKEVMLRSKRLKEKLGGETHASVAD is encoded by the coding sequence ATGACGCAGCAGAACATGATCACCGTGATTGTCGATGGCAAGGAAGTGCAGGTTCCCGCCGGAACCAGTGCCATCGATGCCGTCTTTCAGGCAGGCCGGGATGTGCCGTACTTCTGCTCCCAGCAATACCTGAGCCCCATCGGGGCCTGCCGCATGTGTCTGGTGGAAGCTGGAACCCCCAGAAAGAATCCCGATGGAAGCTGGATTCTGGACGACGAAGGCAACAAGAAAATCTTCTACTTCCCCAAACCCATGGCGTCCTGCACCCTCGGGGCCAGCGACGGAATGGTCATCAAGAGCCAGACCGATTCCGTGAAAAAAGCCCAGGCGGGCATGATGGAGTTCACCCTCATCAACCACCCTCTGGACTGCCCCACCTGCGACAAAGGAGGCGCTTGCGAACTGCAAGACCGGGCTTTCGAGTACGGTTATGGGGTCAGCCGCTTCCAGTTTGACCGCAGACACGCCGAGAAGCACTACGAGCTTTCTGAATTTGTGATTCTCGATCAGGAGCGCTGCATCCACTGCAAACGTTGCGTGCGCTACTTCGAGGAAATCCCCAATCAGGAAGTGCTGGACTTCATTGAGCGTGGAGGACACACCTTCATTGACACCCTTGAAGGGGGCCTCCCGAGCAACTTCTCTGGCAACATCACCGACATTTGCCCAGTAGGGGCACTGCTGGACAATGTGGCCCGTTTCCGTGGCCGCAACTGGGAGTACGAGCACACCTCCACCACCTGCACCGCTTGCCCGGTTGGATGCTCCATCACCGTGGATTCCCGCAACGGACGTCTGGAACGCATCGTGGGCCGCGACAATCCCGAGGTCAACGAACAGTGGCTTTGCGATGCTGGCCGCTTCGGACACCCTTACGTGGATGAAGACCGCCTGACCCAGCCTCTGGTCAAGGTCAACGGAGAATTCCAACCCGCCACCTGGGAACAGGCCATCGCTGCCATCAAAACCGGTTTGCAAGGGGTGCCTGCCCAGAGCATCGGTTTTTACACCAAAGCCGACATCACCCTTGAAGAGGGAATCGCTCTGGAAAGCTTCGTGAAGCAAATTGGCACACCCAACGTGGACCACGCTCCCCGCTATGGCGTGGTCGTGAATGCACCTGCTGCCACCCTCACCGATGTGGCCACTGCAGATGCCGTGGTGGTGATCGGTGCAGACCTCACCGAAGAAGCTCCGGTGGTGGATCTGCGCATTCAGGAAATGCTCAAAGGGGGCATCCTGCCGCAGCAGTACGACTTTGGAACCGCCATTGCAGACTTGCGCCTGACCGAGCGGATGCACCGCCACCGTGAACGCCTCGCGGTGTTTTACCCCACCCGCACCCGCATGCATGATGTTGCTGGCATTGCTGCCGAGATGAACTCTGTGCAGGTGCTGGAACACCTGTCCAGTGTGGTGAGCGGCCAGTATGCCGGAGGGGCCATCGAAGAAGCAGCCAGCCTGCTGAAAAACGCCAAAAAGCCTGTGATTGTGCTGGGCTCCGATGTGCTCAAAGGGGGACAGATTGGCCTTGATATTGCTGCACACATCGCCCTGTCCGTGAATGCCAAAGTGTTGCCCATCCCAGCAGACGCCAACGGCTTCGGTCTCTCCAGACTGGAAATCGTGCCCCAGAACGGTGCAGACCTTTCCAGCATGGGCACCCTCAAAGCTGCTCTGGTCTCCAGAGTCACCAAAATCCCTGAGGATTTCGCAGGGTTTCTGGTGGTCCACGAAACCCAACTCACCGAAGTGGCCAGACGGGCCAACGTGGTGCTCCCCGCCCTCACCAATTACGAGAAGCGCGGAACCACCGTCAACCTCGAAGGTCGCCTCCTGAAACTGGATCCTGCTGCCATCTCCTCTGGAGAATCCGCAGACCTGATCACCGCTCTGGGAGCCGTTGCAGAAGCTCTGGACCTCAAAGCCCCCATCCGGGGTCAACGCAGCGCCCAGAAAGCCCTGAAAGACCGCTTCGGGGTGGATGTCGCCAACCTGCCCGAGCAAGGCCTGATTGCCGATCTGGGCAGACAGTACAACGCCCGGACCAGCCGTTTCCACCGCCCTGAAGTGGGCATGTGGAAAGAGGTCATGCTGCGTTCCAAACGCCTGAAAGAAAAGCTGGGAGGAGAGACGCATGCCTCAGTGGCTGATTGA
- a CDS encoding GNAT family N-acetyltransferase codes for MTHLSFLKNTLPLVWLDQQEALNLLYQHEVLNHKLIWACARNRDLEAYALPEHRGVLLWDPETGNLMVSVLPEGVYITPDLLKGVKTVEGPHASMKPFLEANPNQDVLPRTSLIYTLESQHLTLDREFRRLRADDVEAANWLIEFNEETRGRTLTRAEALRMLYATYREFYILEHRQKAAAVAAVNRWTFNYRSVSFVYVPPQSRGKGFGRRLMASLSAFLIQEKQKKVLLFADPDNLAANQLYRSLGFEVAGEYTSLVLSEG; via the coding sequence ATGACCCATCTCTCTTTCCTGAAAAACACCTTGCCTCTGGTCTGGTTGGACCAGCAGGAGGCCCTGAATCTGCTTTACCAGCATGAGGTTTTGAACCACAAGCTGATCTGGGCCTGTGCCCGCAACCGGGATCTGGAGGCCTATGCCTTGCCAGAGCACAGGGGAGTGCTGCTCTGGGACCCGGAAACCGGGAACCTGATGGTCTCGGTGTTGCCAGAGGGTGTATATATAACGCCTGATCTCCTCAAGGGGGTGAAAACCGTCGAAGGTCCCCATGCCTCCATGAAACCTTTTTTGGAAGCGAATCCAAATCAGGATGTGCTGCCCAGAACCAGTCTGATTTACACCCTTGAATCCCAGCACCTGACCCTTGATCGGGAATTCCGACGCTTGCGTGCCGATGATGTGGAGGCTGCCAACTGGTTGATCGAGTTCAATGAAGAAACCCGTGGGCGAACCCTGACCCGCGCTGAAGCCCTGCGCATGCTCTATGCAACTTACCGCGAATTCTACATTCTGGAACACCGTCAGAAAGCAGCTGCAGTGGCGGCAGTGAACCGATGGACGTTCAATTACCGCAGTGTGAGCTTTGTTTATGTGCCGCCCCAATCCAGAGGCAAAGGTTTTGGACGCAGGCTGATGGCTTCCCTGAGCGCTTTTCTGATTCAGGAAAAACAAAAGAAGGTGCTGCTGTTTGCAGATCCAGACAATCTGGCTGCCAACCAGTTGTACCGCAGCTTGGGATTTGAAGTGGCAGGGGAGTACACCTCTCTGGTTTTATCTGAAGGCTGA